Proteins found in one Zea mays cultivar B73 chromosome 1, Zm-B73-REFERENCE-NAM-5.0, whole genome shotgun sequence genomic segment:
- the LOC100273759 gene encoding Serine/threonine-protein kinase AtPK2/AtPK19, with protein sequence MVSSEITSVTAARAQGPKLFRGKILLPGGPPDVVPSENVEFDFSDVFGPSAVQTHTEVSILTPDSPAPVAESNDEVYNDPDVIVKRSHSLVGPSSLVSQSLPFSKLTLHKTESSLELSECPSKGKQINQGSLSDDEFDDVKKENEGVGLDDFEVLKLVGQGAFGKVYQVRKKGTSEIYAMKVMRKDKIVEKNHAEYMKAERDILTKVDHPFVVQLRYSFQTKYRLYLVLDFINGGHLFFQLYHQGLFREELARIYTAEIVSAVAHLHANGIMHRDLKPENILLDADGHAMLTDFGVAKEFDENTRSNSMCGTVEYMAPEIVQGRGHDKAADWWSVGVLLFEMLTGKPPFVGGNRDKIQQKIVKEKIKLPTYLSSEVHSMLKGLLHKEAGRRLGSGPGGSDEIKNHKWFKSVNWKRLEARQIEPSFRPNVAGKTCIANFDECWTNMPVLDSPVASPVAANSNFVGFSYVRPAPFLQKPSPLG encoded by the exons ATGGTTTCCTCCGAGATAACCTCTGTTACAGCAGCGCGTGCACAGGGCCCCAAGCTTTTTAGAGGGAAGATACTTCTGCCAGGGGGGCCCCCAGATGTTGTGCCTTCTGAAAATGTTGAGTTCGACTTTTCTGATGTTTTTGGGCCTAGTGCAGTCCAGACTCACACAGAAGTGAGTATTCTCACTCCTGACAGTCCAGCACCTGTGGCTGAGTCCAACGATGAGGTTTACAATGACCCTGATGTCATTGTCAAACGATCTCATTCTCTTGTTGGTCCATCATCTCTTGTTAGCCAGTCTTTGCCATTTAGCAAGCTTACATTACACAAGACAGAGAGTTCATTGGAACTTTCAGAGTGCCCTTCCaaaggaaaacaaatcaaccaagggtCCCTTAGCGATGATGAGTTTGATGATGTAAAAAAGGAGAATGAGGGCGTTGGACTAGATGACTTCGAAGTTCTGAAGCTCGTTGGCCAAGGGGCATTTGGCAAAGTATATCAGGTGAGAAAGAAAGGTACATCTGAAATATATGCAATGAAAGTTATGAGGAAGGACAAGATTGTGGAGAAGAATCATGCTGAGTACATGAAAGCTGAGAGAGATATACTTACAAAGGTTGACCATCCTTTTGTCGTGCAGCTGAGGTACTCCTTTCAG ACGAAGTACCGACTTTACCTTGTCCTGGACTTTATAAATGGGGGCCATCTCTTCTTCCAGCTTTACCACCAGGGTTTATTTAG GGAGGAGCTTGCACGCATCTACACTGCTGAAATTGTATCTGCAGTCGCCCACCTCCATGCCAACGGTATTATGCATAGAGATTTGAAGCCTGAGAACATCTTACTGGATGCTGATGGTCAT GCTATGCTGACTGACTTTGGTGTGGCAAAAGAATTTGATGAAAACACTAGATCAAACTCAATGTGTGGTACTGTTGAATACATGGCCCCAGAAATTGTTCAGGGCCGAGGTCATGATAAGGCTGCAGACTGGTGGAGTGTGGGAGTCCttctttttgaaatgcttacAGGAAAG CCACCGTTTGTTGGTGGAAACAGAGACAAGATTCAGCAGAAGATAGTAAAGGAGAAGATAAAGCTGCCAACATATTTATCTAGTGAAGTTCACTCAATGTTGAAAGGA TTATTGCACAAAGAAGCTGGCAGACGGCTGGGAAGCGGACCAGGCGGCAGTGACGAAATCAAGAACCACAAGTGGTTCAAGTCTGTAAACTGGAAGAGGCTGGAGGCCCGGCAGATCGAGCCAAGCTTCCGGCCGAATGTTGCTGGCAAGACCTGCATTGCGAACTTTGACGAGTGCTGGACGAACATGCCCGTGCTTGATTCTCCGGTGGCCAGCCCTGTTGCGGCCAACAGCAACTTTGTGGGGTTCAGTTATGTGAGGCCCGCACCGTTCCTCCAGAAGCCGAGTCCACTTGGCTAA